In a genomic window of Thermoprotei archaeon:
- the dcd gene encoding dCTP deaminase, with protein sequence MILSDFDLRNYIMSKRIIIEPFVPEIIRENGLDLRLGNQLARMKNVHVPFDTKHPSNISDYYVVENAESFIINPYEHVLTVTMEYLELPTDVMAFVELRSTFARLGLFIPPTIVDANFKGQLTIELIGGPFPVKLYASERFLHLIFAKLTSPVEKPYSGKYQGQRGVTLPKPDLHPLK encoded by the coding sequence ATGATCCTCAGTGATTTCGATTTAAGGAATTACATAATGTCTAAACGAATTATTATAGAACCGTTTGTACCTGAGATCATTAGAGAAAACGGTCTCGATCTTAGATTAGGTAATCAACTAGCACGGATGAAAAATGTTCACGTACCATTTGATACTAAACATCCAAGCAATATTAGTGATTATTATGTAGTAGAAAACGCTGAAAGCTTTATAATAAACCCATATGAACACGTTCTTACTGTTACAATGGAGTATTTAGAGTTACCCACGGATGTAATGGCTTTCGTTGAGTTAAGGAGCACATTCGCTAGACTTGGACTTTTTATACCACCAACTATAGTGGATGCTAATTTTAAAGGACAACTTACTATAGAACTTATAGGAGGGCCATTCCCAGTTAAACTCTATGCCAGCGAAAGATTTTTACATTTAATCTTTGCCAAACTTACTAGTCCGGTTGAAAAACCATATTCTGGAAAGTATCAAGGACAGCGAGGCGTTACATTACCAAAACCAGATTTGCACCCTTTAAAGTAA
- a CDS encoding EamA family transporter: MWQVVAILSLIMWGLWGFILKFVSKNVEWHQIYVIGSLITIVISSLTAMIYKDRLLVSQRDAFIILVSSTAGALGYIFFIMALKDGKASIVVPLTALYPAIAVVLSYIILHEEITPLQLIGIILGIIAAVLLST; encoded by the coding sequence GTGTGGCAGGTTGTCGCAATATTATCTTTAATTATGTGGGGACTTTGGGGTTTTATTTTAAAATTTGTTTCAAAGAATGTAGAATGGCATCAAATATATGTTATAGGAAGTTTAATCACTATAGTAATTTCAAGCCTTACTGCAATGATTTATAAAGATCGTTTATTAGTAAGTCAAAGAGATGCTTTTATAATCTTAGTCTCAAGTACTGCTGGAGCTTTAGGGTACATATTTTTCATAATGGCTCTTAAGGATGGAAAAGCATCAATTGTTGTTCCGTTAACGGCGCTATATCCTGCCATCGCTGTAGTACTTTCATATATTATATTGCATGAAGAGATAACACCATTGCAGTTGATAGGCATTATATTAGGAATCATTGCTGCAGTTTTGTTGTCTACATGA
- a CDS encoding transposase, which produces MGIRWIATTVNSSNPKPKFYERELRRVKGHFFWLRRTLALKKSYKAIKKIGRKERRVVNDILHKISRAIVNEALANDSMIVLGKLKGIRRNGESRTFKRKLNNGFPYHRLSQFIEYKARWHGIKVVKISERNTSKLCHKCGHMSIRVGSLFKCQNCGIQCNADYNGATNILKRAMGYMSMAGTGLTQPGTRYDEGLSLRNRESPGFSRGECQF; this is translated from the coding sequence ATGGGGATACGATGGATAGCCACAACAGTCAACTCAAGCAATCCAAAACCGAAGTTCTATGAGAGGGAGCTTAGGAGGGTTAAGGGGCATTTCTTCTGGCTTAGGAGAACCTTAGCCCTGAAGAAGTCATATAAAGCGATAAAGAAGATTGGGCGTAAAGAGAGAAGAGTTGTCAACGATATTCTCCATAAGATCAGCAGAGCCATAGTAAACGAAGCTTTGGCGAACGACTCCATGATAGTTCTTGGAAAACTCAAGGGCATAAGACGAAACGGCGAGAGCAGGACTTTCAAAAGAAAGCTCAACAACGGATTCCCATACCATAGGCTAAGCCAATTCATAGAGTATAAGGCGAGATGGCACGGAATCAAAGTTGTTAAGATAAGCGAAAGAAACACTTCAAAACTGTGCCATAAATGCGGTCACATGAGCATCCGAGTCGGAAGCCTGTTCAAATGTCAAAACTGCGGAATCCAATGCAACGCAGACTATAATGGAGCAACGAACATCCTTAAGCGGGCTATGGGCTACATGTCCATGGCAGGGACTGGTTTGACACAGCCCGGAACTCGGTATGATGAAGGCTTAAGCCTGAGGAACCGAGAATCTCCCGGCTTTAGTCGAGGAGAGTGTCAATTTTAA
- a CDS encoding 2-oxoacid:acceptor oxidoreductase family protein — protein MRTEILIAGRGGQGIQLMGYLLGYAFTKYGEKYAVQTEEYGASTRGGESYAELIVSDSQDELEYFKVRKADIAIFMFQQAWDSLINKINENTIIIFDSTLVKPSKGIKYGIAASDIARNEFKISTVANMIMLGAFSAITKLITPDVLEKVIDLEVNPRWREINKKALRKGYEISYTKSPTP, from the coding sequence ATGAGGACCGAAATTTTAATTGCTGGAAGAGGAGGACAAGGTATACAGCTAATGGGTTATCTGTTAGGATATGCTTTTACAAAATATGGTGAGAAATATGCAGTTCAAACTGAAGAATACGGAGCATCCACGCGAGGTGGAGAATCCTATGCAGAACTGATCGTAAGTGATAGTCAAGATGAACTGGAGTATTTTAAAGTTCGCAAAGCCGATATAGCAATATTCATGTTTCAACAGGCATGGGATTCTTTAATAAATAAAATAAATGAAAACACTATAATTATTTTTGATAGCACGCTGGTAAAACCTTCAAAAGGTATCAAGTATGGAATAGCTGCAAGTGATATTGCAAGGAATGAATTCAAAATATCCACAGTAGCAAACATGATAATGTTAGGTGCGTTTTCAGCAATAACAAAACTTATTACGCCTGATGTCCTTGAAAAAGTAATAGATTTAGAGGTAAATCCAAGATGGCGTGAAATAAATAAAAAAGCATTACGCAAAGGTTATGAAATAAGTTATACTAAAAGTCCTACTCCTTAG
- a CDS encoding cation:proton antiporter: MDGMGTDSILFQLGILVGFSGLFAYILKKIRMPSIIGYIVGGIILGPLTGIINPKSDFISFMAELGIILIIFEIGVSIKVKFLRREVLSVSSILITELIVVILLSYLAGLIINLSWANTVILALIAINTSTAMSFKIMEETGISKKYPNEVRTLLGVATLEDLLAIISLAILPALLSTHEILIYDLFKIILRVIIVMIAVIGLGLIFVKQFIDKLYIFSEELVLLIGLATAMIFSWLGAELELSDTLGAFIGGLIFAETKIGEEFITKGKWMRDLFAFMFFSSIGLMFPVNVNLELVIIGVLISIIIVFIKFIAFSFAFWSNGITTLENAINFGFYMITISEFSVIISNKGVALGIIGNEMLVVSIIVMIISSLISSILTAYSSTITPKLISIIPKAFVQNLEYIFNILRRTSASSKYQSKNVRKIITDLIIYASLIFIASTLTISALSYLITLSISSFLLYLTIYLVIAGFLTFMISALSLLRKDIENIMTEIFNELHIKITRSLSRTLINMIYTIIVLIIILFILTQIYFMVLKVFESILSISIVFRAYAALTIVLIVIMLYRYVKKFIITFQNIIKGA, encoded by the coding sequence ATGGATGGGATGGGCACTGATAGTATTTTATTTCAATTGGGTATTTTAGTAGGTTTTTCAGGACTATTTGCGTATATTTTAAAGAAGATTCGTATGCCAAGCATAATAGGGTACATAGTTGGGGGCATCATACTCGGGCCTCTTACTGGGATTATTAATCCGAAGTCTGATTTTATATCATTTATGGCTGAGTTAGGTATTATATTGATTATTTTTGAGATAGGTGTATCGATAAAAGTTAAGTTTTTAAGAAGAGAGGTTTTAAGTGTCAGTTCAATACTTATCACGGAGTTAATCGTAGTAATATTACTCTCATATCTGGCGGGATTAATAATTAATTTATCTTGGGCAAATACTGTTATCTTAGCTTTAATAGCCATTAATACGAGTACTGCAATGTCTTTTAAAATAATGGAAGAAACTGGTATTAGCAAAAAATATCCCAACGAAGTTAGAACATTATTAGGTGTGGCTACACTTGAGGATTTATTAGCTATAATTAGTCTTGCTATTTTGCCAGCATTATTATCTACCCATGAGATACTAATTTATGATCTTTTCAAAATAATTCTACGTGTTATTATAGTAATGATTGCAGTGATTGGACTTGGTTTAATCTTTGTTAAACAATTTATTGATAAGCTTTACATATTTAGTGAAGAACTTGTATTATTAATTGGATTGGCCACTGCTATGATATTTTCATGGTTAGGTGCTGAGCTAGAATTATCAGATACCTTAGGAGCATTTATAGGAGGTTTAATTTTTGCCGAAACAAAAATAGGGGAAGAATTTATAACAAAAGGTAAGTGGATGCGTGATCTTTTTGCTTTTATGTTTTTTTCATCAATAGGATTAATGTTCCCAGTTAATGTTAATCTTGAACTAGTCATAATAGGAGTATTAATTAGCATAATAATAGTTTTCATTAAGTTTATTGCGTTCTCATTTGCGTTCTGGAGTAATGGTATTACAACATTAGAAAATGCCATAAACTTTGGATTTTACATGATTACGATCAGCGAATTCTCAGTAATCATATCAAATAAAGGTGTTGCATTAGGTATTATAGGTAATGAAATGTTAGTTGTCAGCATCATCGTAATGATAATCTCCTCTTTAATCTCGTCGATATTGACTGCATACAGTAGCACTATAACCCCTAAATTAATCTCAATAATTCCAAAAGCATTTGTGCAAAATTTAGAATACATCTTTAACATTTTGAGACGTACATCAGCAAGTAGTAAATATCAATCTAAAAATGTGCGAAAAATAATAACAGATTTAATAATATATGCTTCATTAATTTTTATCGCATCGACATTAACAATCTCTGCGTTGAGCTACTTGATCACGCTTAGTATTTCGAGTTTCTTATTATATTTAACGATTTATTTAGTAATAGCGGGCTTTCTTACTTTTATGATATCAGCTTTAAGTCTTTTACGTAAAGATATTGAGAATATCATGACAGAAATATTTAATGAATTACATATTAAAATTACTCGATCATTATCACGAACACTTATCAACATGATATACACCATAATTGTCTTGATTATCATTTTATTTATTTTGACGCAAATATATTTTATGGTGTTGAAGGTTTTTGAGAGCATACTATCAATAAGTATTGTATTTAGAGCTTATGCAGCATTAACGATAGTACTAATAGTCATCATGCTTTACAGATATGTGAAAAAGTTCATAATTACATTTCAAAATATTATCAAAGGTGCTTAG
- a CDS encoding RuvB-like helicase — MSASIVPIEPAGVKRFERIGAHSHIKGLGLDSNGKALKVADGMVGQTEAREAAGFIVKLVKEGKMAGRGVLIIGPSGTGKTAIAVAIARELGSDVPFMILNGSEIYSTEMKKTEVLMQATRKAIGIRIKEMRKIYEGVVKHLDFQMGTNPYNPYQQVPKGARITLKTKSEERALRVGPEIAEELVTKGVEIGDVIWLDAETGRVTKVGRAKDTSVEIPIGEDYDVTSTKRVEVPAGPIYKDKEFVYTLTLHDLDEYYAQRGGGLISIFFGTVEREISSDVRQKVDEEVKKLIEEGKGELLPGVLFIDDVHMLDIEALSFMSRTIESEFSPIVILATNRGMTKIRGTDLEAPHGLPLDLLDRLLIISTRQYQPDEVREILKIRAKEENVKLSEDALEKLTKIGAEMSLRYAVQLITPANIAAKSKGRDSVSGDDVDYVKNLFFDITHSVKYIKEYEEKLLK, encoded by the coding sequence ATGTCTGCATCAATAGTGCCTATTGAGCCCGCCGGTGTAAAACGTTTTGAGCGTATAGGCGCGCATAGTCATATTAAAGGTTTAGGCTTAGATTCCAATGGTAAGGCGTTAAAAGTAGCAGATGGTATGGTTGGTCAAACTGAGGCTAGGGAAGCCGCCGGTTTTATCGTAAAATTAGTTAAAGAGGGAAAAATGGCTGGAAGGGGAGTATTGATTATAGGTCCTAGTGGAACAGGTAAGACAGCTATAGCTGTAGCTATAGCCAGAGAACTCGGATCTGATGTGCCTTTCATGATACTTAATGGTTCTGAAATCTATTCTACCGAGATGAAAAAGACTGAAGTTTTAATGCAAGCTACGAGAAAGGCAATTGGTATTAGGATAAAAGAAATGCGTAAAATCTATGAAGGTGTAGTCAAGCATCTCGATTTTCAGATGGGTACTAATCCTTATAATCCGTACCAACAGGTGCCTAAAGGTGCTAGAATAACATTAAAAACAAAGTCCGAAGAGCGTGCGTTGAGAGTTGGTCCTGAGATTGCTGAAGAATTAGTAACCAAAGGTGTTGAAATTGGTGATGTGATATGGTTGGATGCGGAGACTGGAAGAGTGACTAAGGTAGGCAGAGCTAAGGACACTTCAGTAGAAATTCCAATAGGTGAAGATTATGATGTGACCTCTACCAAAAGAGTAGAAGTTCCAGCCGGTCCTATATACAAGGATAAAGAATTTGTTTATACGTTAACACTTCATGACTTAGATGAGTACTATGCACAAAGAGGAGGAGGCTTAATCAGTATATTCTTTGGCACGGTAGAAAGAGAGATATCATCAGATGTCAGGCAAAAGGTTGATGAAGAGGTAAAGAAATTAATCGAGGAAGGTAAGGGTGAACTTTTACCTGGTGTTCTTTTTATAGATGATGTTCATATGTTAGATATAGAAGCATTAAGTTTTATGAGCAGAACTATTGAGAGTGAATTTTCACCAATAGTAATACTGGCAACAAATAGAGGAATGACGAAAATAAGAGGAACCGATCTAGAAGCTCCACACGGTCTGCCACTAGACCTTTTAGATAGATTGCTCATAATCTCAACAAGACAGTATCAACCAGATGAGGTAAGAGAAATATTAAAAATCAGAGCTAAAGAGGAGAACGTAAAATTAAGTGAAGATGCTCTTGAAAAATTAACTAAAATTGGTGCAGAGATGAGCTTGCGCTATGCTGTACAACTTATTACTCCAGCAAATATAGCAGCTAAGTCAAAAGGTAGAGATTCTGTGTCTGGAGACGATGTAGATTATGTAAAGAATTTATTCTTCGATATCACACATTCGGTAAAATACATTAAAGAATATGAAGAAAAATTACTAAAGTAG
- a CDS encoding DUF429 domain-containing protein produces the protein MKYYLGIDLAGSPKRPTGICILDDNMIAKAFIVYSDDDIIRLVKKIKPTVIAIDAPLFLPKERKSLDTKEPVHLRECDKELLRMGIKFFPITLGPMRILTKRGIKLRTILETSGYKVIETYPGAAQDILNIPRRKDLIGLKNGLIKIGVKINSKKLSKDELDAITCALVAKMYSENNYSALGTSSEGYMILPPVQRPQS, from the coding sequence ATGAAATATTACCTGGGCATTGATTTGGCAGGCAGTCCTAAAAGACCAACAGGAATATGTATACTAGATGATAACATGATCGCTAAAGCATTCATAGTGTACTCTGATGATGATATTATTAGATTAGTTAAGAAAATTAAACCAACAGTCATAGCCATAGACGCACCACTTTTCTTGCCTAAAGAAAGGAAAAGTTTGGATACAAAAGAACCTGTTCATTTGCGGGAATGTGATAAAGAATTATTAAGAATGGGTATTAAATTCTTTCCAATAACTTTAGGTCCAATGAGAATACTAACAAAAAGGGGAATAAAACTACGAACAATATTAGAAACGTCAGGATATAAAGTAATAGAAACATATCCAGGTGCGGCGCAAGACATATTAAACATTCCTAGGAGAAAAGATCTTATAGGTTTGAAAAATGGATTAATAAAAATTGGTGTAAAAATAAATTCGAAAAAATTGAGTAAAGATGAACTTGATGCAATAACTTGTGCATTAGTTGCAAAAATGTATTCTGAAAATAACTACAGCGCGTTAGGAACAAGTAGCGAAGGTTACATGATACTACCTCCAGTACAACGTCCTCAGTCTTGA